A genomic segment from Tachypleus tridentatus isolate NWPU-2018 unplaced genomic scaffold, ASM421037v1 Hic_cluster_2, whole genome shotgun sequence encodes:
- the LOC143242472 gene encoding ADP-ribosylation factor-like protein 15, which produces MPQVLESIQLGLAACCIGLGKCCQWIQCQKPPAVVKEQYEVLCLGLKGAGKSTALASLVGEPIDDIEPTTGFNIKTLPILDTTLNIKELGGGQDVKVFWNKYFHGQHGILFVVDASSNEQDLRSSKEALEAVLSDSALKGVPCVVLVTHLDTPERKTTERLEQLFRGTLHGRKWMFQPFHLGNDEGIRQGLETLVDLMIRSG; this is translated from the exons ATGCCACAGGTTTTGGAAAGTATCCAACTTGGACTTGCAGCATGTTGTATTGGACTGGGAAAA TGTTGCCAGTGGATACAGTGCCAAAAACCACCTGCCGTTGTAAAAGAGCAGTACGAAGTTCTTTGTTTAGGCCTAAAGGGTGCAGGAAAATCGACAGCCTTAGCATCGTTGGTTGGAGAACCCATTGACGACATTGAACCGACAACAG gtttcaATATCAAGACTCTTCCTATATTGGACACTACACTGAATATTAAAGAACTGGGTG GAGGACAGGACGTGAAGGTATTCTGGAACAAGTATTTCCATGGGCAACATGGCATTCTCTTTGTTGTTGATGCCTCGTCAAATGAACAAGATCTACGCTCTTCCAAAGAAGCTTTAGAAGCTGTGCTCTCTGATTCAGCTCTCAAAGGTGTACCATGTGTTGTACTTGTTACTCACCTAGATACACCTGAGCGTAAAACAACAGAACGG TTGGAACAGCTATTCCGTGGGACATTGCATGGAAGAAAATGGATGTTTCAGCCTTTTCATCTAGGTAATGATGAAGGGATTCGTCAAGGTCTAGAAACTCTCGTGGATTTAATGATCCGTAGTGGATAA